A DNA window from Theobroma cacao cultivar B97-61/B2 chromosome 5, Criollo_cocoa_genome_V2, whole genome shotgun sequence contains the following coding sequences:
- the LOC18599523 gene encoding bark storage protein B, translating to MRGVIDRLNEDGGPDLGLVMAYPPEELALRDSGFFVPNSDTPWIEWAGRRFHIGNINGANVIYVMTGKQTTRQMHL from the exons ATGCGTGGAGTTATCGATAGACTGAATGAAGATGGAGGGCCCGATCTCGGACTTGTCATGGCTTATCCTCCCGAAGAATTGGCCCTTCGAGATTCTGGCTTCTTTGTTCCAAACTCGGACACCCCTTGGATTGAATGGGCAG GAAGAAGATTCCACATTGGGAATATCAATGGAGCGAACGTAATTTATGTGATGACTGGAAAGCAAACA ACAAGACAAATGCATCTCTGA
- the LOC18599524 gene encoding bark storage protein A — protein MGCQRPIWGVDLEVLLVLGMVLLALVQKSMQLSRSHPMRGVVDKVNDGGGPYVGLVMAYPTEEMALQDSGFFLPNSDIPSIQLAGRRFNIGSINGVDVIYVMTGEQTANAALTVQALLDAFDIQGIVHYGTAGSTNDSLSFGDVSVMNYVAFTSSWKWKEFKSEKGQLPTLTFGAFNFPEKGENLLAKIEFTPVQLYSTGKPMEEMYWLPVDPNWFTIAAQLQNLTLQQCVNDTYCLPETPKVVYGLKGSTADIFLDNAAYRKYLFQQFNVSTVDEESAAIVLTCLTNGVPCIVFRGVSDLAGGNGTLSLASLSSLASINALTVAVEFISLITRESSVVDQ, from the exons ATGGGTTGTCAAAGACCAATATGGGGCGTTGATTTGGAAGTGTTGCTGGTGCTTGGGATGGTGCTTTTGGCTTTGGTACAAAAGAGCATGCAGTTGAGCAGAAGCCACCCAATGCGTGGAGTTGTGGATAAAGTGAATGACGGAGGAGGGCCGTATGTCGGACTTGTCATGGCTTATCCTACTGAAGAAATGGCTCTTCAAGATTCTGGCTTCTTTCTTCCAAATTCAGACATCCCTTCCATTCAACTGGCAG GAAGAAGATTCAACATTGGGAGTATTAATGGTGTGGACGTTATTTATGTGATGACTGGGGAGCAAACC GCAAATGCGGCTTTGACTGTGCAAGCCCTTCTCGATGCCTTTGATATTCAAGGCATTGTTCATTATGGCACAGCCGGGAGTACTAATGATTCCTTGTCCTTTGGCGATGTTAGTGTGATGAACTATGTAGCATTCACCAGTTCTTGGAAGTGGAAG GAATTCAAGTCAGAGAAAGGGCAGTTGCCAACACTGACATTTGGAGCCTTCAATTTTCcagaaaaaggagagaatcTGTTGGCAAAGATAGAGTTCACGCCAGTGCAACTGTACTCCACTGGAAAGCCAATGGAAGAAATGTACTGGCTTCCAGTAGATCCAAACTGGTTCACCATTGCTGCTCAGCTTCAG AATTTAACATTGCAACAATGTGTAAATGACACCTATTGCTTACCTGAAACACCCAAAGTTGTCTATGGACTGAAGGGCTCCACGGCAGATATTTTTCTTGACAATGCAGCTTACAGAAAGTATCTATTCCAACAATTTAATGTCTCAACTGTTGATGAAGAGAGCGCTGCCATTGTACTG ACATGTTTGACAAATGGAGTACCCTGCATTGTGTTCCGAGGAGTTTCGGATTTGGCTGGTGGGAATGGAACCCTTTCTTTAGCCAGCCTCAGTTCATTAGCTTCCATCAATGCTCTGACTGTAGCTGTTgagtttattagtttaattaCCAGAGAAAGTTCAGTTGTTGATCAATGA